A section of the Thunnus albacares chromosome 6, fThuAlb1.1, whole genome shotgun sequence genome encodes:
- the si:ch211-137a8.4 gene encoding neurofilament heavy polypeptide, with product MAATEASAAPVVQEDGKTPESKPTEAEQPAKTANANSETVNSEVVEKDGTAVNSEVVDKDGTAVNSEVVDNKETVNNDAAGAEDGAGAASGEAAPPQSSENASSAEPKTSFLDSFLNKSGLGKVMGGRKKKEQSTAGGEENAAEGGEKEGEKGGEEAAAAEGGAEGGAEGEAAIEKTPENGEKEEEKKGEKGKPAEAKSTVRDLIRKPVARIFSHRSTEKKDGAAAAAAEPQKKVKVRSKSLDRLEDPEALNTTADSTIEEGGAAGGAEGGAEGEQKASSSSATTKHMKRWHSFKKLMAQKAHKKSGGGGEDGKEDGVEGEGGGGDSSTLDSKESGQKRWKLKRSWTFQGLKRDPSMVGISGKAKTSDKDSADNQKPEEAAAAAAAGEAEGGEEAKAEGEAEEAKTEGGEEKEKAEGGEAAAAAGGGTVTHHANEIWTSFKKRVIPKSKRANTECPPTGEEDATAATTSGEEGAAEEGKDGKSAKAKRSHFGRAVSLKNFILRKGKSTSVDQGEGTKEEEEAAEGGEGGEAAEEADADGEAATANEETNDKDAAAAAEKTPAAENAGEAAKEAEKTPVEAPVTNGQSDCANGTAEENATHNHQGEEEKTTTGSSPVKKSKEAGGAKEEANSKIINATAAVNSDKKAGNV from the exons ATGGCGGCGACGGAGGCCAGTGCGGCGCCGGTGGTCCAGGAAGACGGGAAAACCCCCGAGAGCAAGCCGACGGAGGCGGAGCAACCGGCTAAAACCGCCAATGCAAACTCAGAGACTGTCAACAGCGAAGTTGTCGAGAAAGACGGCACGGCTGTCAACAGCGAGGTTGTCGATAAAGATGGCACAGCTGTCAACAGTGAAGTTGTCGATAACAAAGAGACTGTGAATAACGATGCAGCGGGAGCGGAAGACGGAGCCGGAGCAGCGAGCGGGGAGGCGGCACCTCCTCAGAGCTCAGAAAACGCCTCCTCCGCCGAGCCCAAGACCTCGTTCCTGGACTCCTTCCTCAACAAGAGCGGTCTGGGGAAGGTGAtgggaggaaggaagaagaaagagcagAGCACAGCCGGAGGAGAGGAGAACGCGGCCGAAggaggggagaaagagggagaaaaaggaggagaggaggccgCGGCGGCTgaaggaggagcagagggaggtGCAGAAGGAGAGGCGGCGATAGAGAAAACCCCAGAAaatggagagaaggaggaggagaagaagggggAGAAGGGCAAACCGGCAGAGGCTAAATCCACAGTCCGGGATCTGATCAGGAAGCCGGTGGCGAGGATCTTCTCCCATCGTAGCACCGAAAAGAAGGACggcgccgccgccgccgccgcagaACCCCAGAAAAAAGTCAAGGTCCGATCCAAGTCCCTGGACCGGCTGGAAGATCCTGAAGCACTTAACACCACTGCAGACTCCACCATAGAAGAAGGAGGAGCGgcaggaggagcagagggaggcGCAGAGGGCGAGCAGAAAGCCTCGTCCTCCTCGGCGACCACCAAGCACATGAAGCGCTGGCACTCCTTCAAGAAGCTCATGGCTCAGAAGGCGCACAAGAagagcggaggaggaggagaggacggGAAGGAAGACGGAGTGGAGGGAGAAGGAGGCGGCGGAGACTCCTCCACGCTGGACTCCAAGGAGTCGGGGCAGAAGAGGTGGAAGCTGAAACGCTCCTGGACCTTCCAGGGCCTGAAGAGGGACCCGTCCATGGTCGGCATCAGCGGGAAGGCCAAGACCTCCGACAAAGACTCCGCCGACAACCAGAAGCCAgaggaggcggcggcggcggcggcggcaggaGAAgcggagggaggagaggaggctaAGGCAGAGGGAGAAGCAGAGGAGGCTAAGacggagggaggggaggagaaggagaaagccGAGGGAGGcgaggcggcggcggcggcaggaGGCGGGACGGTGACGCATCACGCCAACGAGATCTGGACCTCCTTTAAGAAACGAGTCATCCCCAAGTCCAAGCGCGCCAACACGGAGTGCCCCCCCACCGGGGAGGAGGACGCAACTGCAGCCACCACCTCAG GTGAggaaggagcagcagaggaaggcaAAGACGGCAAGTCAGCCAAGGCCAAGCGCTCGCACTTCGGCCGAGCAGTTTCCCTGAAGAACTTCATCCTGCGAAAGGGCAAGTCCACCAGCGTGGACCAGGGCGAAGGTaccaaggaggaggaggaggccgcggagggaggagagggaggagaagcgGCGGAGGAAGCGGACGCTGATGGCGAAGCCGCCACAGCGAACGAGGAGACCAATGACAAAGATGCGGCGGCGGCGGCCGAGAAGACGCCGGCGGCGGAGAACGCCGGCGAGGCCGCGAAGGAGGCGGAGAAGACGCCGGTGGAAGCTCCGGTGACCAACGGGCAGAGCGACTGCGCCAACGGCACAGCGGAGGAGAACGCCACACACAATCAccagggggaggaggagaagacgaCAACGGGGAGCAGCCCCGTGAAGAAGAGCAAGGAGGCAGGAGGAGCGAAAGAGGAGGCCAACTCCAAGATCATCAACGCCACGGCAGCTGTGAACAGCG ACAAAAAGGCGGGAAACGTGTGA